The nucleotide window TTTGCCGAAGTAGAGGTGGCGGTCAGTGCGCTGAAGCGCGGCGCCTTCGACTTTATCTTCAAACCGATCAACCATGATCAGCTGCTTCATTCTCTCGACAAAGCTGCGAAATTTTGGGAGATGAAGGCCCTTGAAAAGAACTATCGGCAAGAACTCGAAGCCGAAGTAAAGAAAAAGACGGAAGAGTTGACGGAACTCAACCATGAGGTCATCCACCGACTGAGTGTGGTCGCTGAATACCGTGATACGGATACCGGCCTTCACAACTGCCGGATAGGACGTTTTTCCACCCTCATTGCCACCGGCCTCGGCCTGCCGAGCGCCCATATCGAGATGCTCTCTTTGGCTAGCAGTCTCCATGATATCGGCAAAGTTGCGGTGCCGGATAGTATCCTGCTGAAACCCGGCGCGCTGACCGCCGAAGAGTTTGCCGTGATCAAGAGTCACACAGTGATCGGGGCGAAGATGCTGGGAGGCTCAACGCACGCCATTCTCCAGATGGCCGAACTCATCGCCTTGAATCATCATGAGCGCTGGGATGGCGGCGGCTACCCGAACGCCCTCCAGGGCGAGGCCATCCCGATTGAAGGGCGCATCGTCATGCTCGCCGATCAGTACGATGCTCTGCGCGCCCAGCGTCCTTACAAGACGCCGTACAACCACGAAGAGGCGTGCAGGATTATCCTTGAGGGGGATGGACGCACTCTCCCGAGTCATTTTGATCCCCGGGTTCTTCAGGTCTTTCGCGAGAGGCACCGAGAATTTATTCAGGCCTTTGATGCCCTGCTCGACTGTTAAGAAAAAGGAGCCTGAATTATGCCCAACCCTGATCCCGGCAATGCCCCTGGGCGAAAAAAACGCCGGTTAAAATTCGGCATCATCGAATCCTTCCTCCTGATCTTTCTCCTCGTTGTCGGGGTGGGATACCTCTTTGATAATAACCGGAAGATAAACAGCGACCAACAAGAGGCTGAGAAGCTCTTTCTTCAGTCGTCAAAGCGCGTACAGTGTGAACTTGAGCGCATCCAAGACGCAGCTACGCTCATCCTCCATAGCGCCCAAGCCTATTATGAGGCCGGAATTCTCGCTGCCGGGAATATTCAGGCCGCCAATACCATCTTCACCACCTATCTGCAGCAGTATCCCTTCATTACCTCGATCAATTCCGGTGATGGCGCCGGCAATGGCTATCTGCTCCTTCGCACTGACAAAGAGAACAAAAATCGGATCAAGAGGGCCAAAGAAGAGGGGAGCGTCACCTGGTTGACCCTCAACGAGCAGGGGAGGATCATCGCCAGCGAGAGGGTCAAGGATGATTATGACCCGCGAACCCGGCCCTGGTACCAAAACAGCATTAACTACAAAGAGATCGTCTGGAGCTCCCCCTACCAGTTCCGGACGACCGGAGATATCGGCATCACCGCCTCCCTCTGGCTGGGGAACAAAGACGGCCGCGATGAAGTTGTCGGCATCGATATCATGCTCAAGGATCTCTCCCGCTTCCTTGCCACTCTGAGCGTTGGAAAAGGGGCGACAACCTATTTAATCGACGTCGATGGCACCATGATCGCCAGCTCCGATCTCAGCGGCCTCGCTTCGCTGCTGCAACAACAAAAGACGGACCTTCCCCGGGTCGGCTCGAATGATTTTCCTCTCATTGACCGCGCCCTCAACTCGAACCAGGAAGAAGACTCTTTCTGGTCCTTTACCTTTGCCGGTCAAAATTTTTTCGCCCTGATGGAGCCGGTCAGCTTTACACCCAAGGGGAAATTCAAACTGCTGATTACCGTCCCCACAGAGTCATTCTCCGGCGACTTTTTGTCTGCAACACTCTGGCAGATGGCCACGCTCATCCTCCTGCTCTCCATAGCGATCACTTGGTATATCAACCGTTTTCTTCTGCCGCTGCGGAAGATTAACTCTGCCATCAAAGAGTTTGGCGCGGGCAAGGTCGTCACTCTCCCTGTCGCAGCGACAAGAACAGATGAAATCGGCGAACTTGCCGCCAATTTTACCGAGATGCGAGAGACCCTGCGCCAACGGGGTGAACTCCTGCGGGAGAGTGAAGAACGATTGCAGCTGATCGGGGACAACCTCCCCGAAAGTTACATCTATCAGTATCAATATGCAGCGGACGGCACCATGCAATTCCTCTATATCAGCGCCGGGGTGGTGTCTCTGCATGGCCTCAGCCGGGAGAGCGTGCTGTGCAACTCCGCCACCCTGCTTCGGCAGCTCGACAAGGAGATGTTGCCAACGCTGATTGCTGCGGAAAAATCGAGCCTGCAGACGATGACCGACTTCAAGGCGACAACCTCCTTTTCCCGTTCCGATGGGGAGAGACGCTCCTTACTGGTGCGCTCCCGACCACGAAGAAGAGCCGACGGCCAGCTCATTTGGGATGGCGTGGCGACAGACATCACCGACCGCCGGCAGATGCAGGACGCCATCCAGGAGCAAAAAGAGTTTACGGAAAAGCTCCTCGACAACTCCGCGGTAGCAACCTTCGTTCTCGATGCGCAGCATAAGGTCCTCCTCTGGAACAAGGCCTGCGAAGAGCTGACCGGACTCACTTCCGCCGCCATGGTCGGAAGCAGTGAGTCATGGCGGGCGTTTTATGACGAGCCCCGGCCAACGCTGGCCGACGTCGTCCTTGATGCCGACTTTGAGCGACTGCCGGAACTGTATGCCGTCGCAGCAAAATCGACCCTGACCAACAATGGAATACATGCGGAACGTTGGTATCAGAATCTGCACGGCAAAGATCGCTACATCAGCTTCGATGCGGCCCCGGTCTATGGCAGCGGGGGAACCTTGCTCGCGGTCATCGAGACCATCCAGGAGCTGACCGAACTGAAGCTGGCGGACGCGGCGCTGCTCGACCATACGAAACGGCTCTCCACTATCCTCGATGGCATCAATGCCCTGATCTACGTTGCCGATCTGGAGACCTATGAGATCCTCTTTATCAACAAGTTCGGGCGGGAGATCTGGGGAGAGGTTGCCGGGGAGACCTGCTGGAAAGTTTTGCAGAGCGGCCAGAGCGGCCCCTGTAGCTTTTGCAGCAACGATCGTTTGCTGAACGCCGACGGCGCGCCGACCGGCATCTATGCCTGGGAGTTCCAGAATACTGTCACCGACAGGTGGTATGATTGCCGGGATCAGGTGATCCGCTGGAGCGACGGCCGCCTGGTGCGGATGGAGATTGCCACCGACATCACCGGCCGCAAAGAGGGGGAGGCCACTCTGCTCTTGCAAGGCGCCGCTCTGAACGCCGCCGCCAATGCCATTGTCATTACCGACCGCACCGGTAGAATCGAGTGGGCCAACCCGGCGTTCAGGATCCTCACCGGCTACAGCACTGAAGAAGCGATCGGCAAGAATCCCCGGGACCTGGTCAAGTCCGGCGTGCATGATCAAGCGTTCTACCGGGAGATCTGGGACAGCCTGCTGGCCGGAAATGTTTGGCGCGGTGAAATGACGAATCGGCATAAAGACGGCACGCTCTATCCCGAGGGACAGACCATCACCCCGGTCAAGGATGCCCGTGGCGAGATCACCCACTTCATCGCCATCAAGCGCGACCTCACCAGGCGCCACAAGCTGGAAGAGCAA belongs to Deltaproteobacteria bacterium HGW-Deltaproteobacteria-4 and includes:
- a CDS encoding two-component system response regulator, with protein sequence METDKGARSSSILVVDDDKYVLETLLLLLSDRGYRVFTASNAFEALESLATRDVQIVLTDINMPEMDGIELAGRIHELHPDIPVLIMTGFAEVEVAVSALKRGAFDFIFKPINHDQLLHSLDKAAKFWEMKALEKNYRQELEAEVKKKTEELTELNHEVIHRLSVVAEYRDTDTGLHNCRIGRFSTLIATGLGLPSAHIEMLSLASSLHDIGKVAVPDSILLKPGALTAEEFAVIKSHTVIGAKMLGGSTHAILQMAELIALNHHERWDGGGYPNALQGEAIPIEGRIVMLADQYDALRAQRPYKTPYNHEEACRIILEGDGRTLPSHFDPRVLQVFRERHREFIQAFDALLDC